In a genomic window of Mycolicibacillus parakoreensis:
- a CDS encoding TetR/AcrR family transcriptional regulator — translation MAQTDWLLGRDRRSEATERIVAAAADLISRWGYGAFTIEALAAEVHCSPATIYRHTGGKAAIRDTVIALHAERIVDAARDAIADLRGPERVVTATITALERLRSDPLAHLMRQMHPGPTDEWVTNSPAITAFAAEMLGADNDDPLAAQWLIRVFLALWCWPVKDLADQRAMVRRFLGPSYTAPAMEPIRP, via the coding sequence ATGGCTCAGACGGACTGGCTGCTGGGCCGTGATCGACGCAGCGAAGCCACCGAGCGAATCGTGGCTGCGGCCGCCGACCTGATTTCCCGGTGGGGGTATGGCGCCTTCACCATCGAAGCCCTGGCCGCCGAGGTGCACTGCTCGCCGGCGACGATCTACCGGCACACCGGCGGCAAGGCGGCGATCCGCGACACCGTGATCGCCCTGCACGCGGAGCGCATCGTCGACGCGGCACGCGACGCCATCGCCGACCTACGCGGACCGGAACGGGTCGTCACCGCCACCATCACCGCTCTCGAACGCCTGCGGTCAGATCCGCTCGCGCACCTCATGCGCCAGATGCATCCTGGCCCCACCGACGAATGGGTCACCAACTCACCGGCGATCACCGCGTTCGCCGCGGAGATGCTCGGCGCCGACAACGACGATCCGCTCGCCGCGCAGTGGCTGATCCGCGTCTTTCTTGCACTGTGGTGCTGGCCGGTGAAAGACCTCGCCGACCAGCGCGCCATGGTGCGCCGCTTCCTCGGCCCCTCCTACACCGCGCCCGCCATGGAGCCAATCCGGCCCTGA